CACAGCCGGACTTCTTCTATATTACAGCGAAAAGGCATACGCTGGAGTCGTGTCCGACGGAAAGAACTTCACTATCTACAGAAACGCGGAAAACAGCTTTACCCTCCCTAACAAGTTGGGCAAACGCTTCCTCGCCAAGATACAGAATCAGGGAAACAGTGTCCGGATAGCAGTCAGCAAGGACGGCAAGGAATGGACTACGCTGGTAGAAAACATGGATGTATCTCAGCTGCACCATAACAACTACGGCGGCTTCTACGCTTTACGCATCGGACTGCTTTCCTCCGGAAAAGGCAGCGCCGGCTTCCGTCAGTTCCGTTACCGTAACGCCATCCCGCAGGAAAAGGACATGGGGGCTTACTTGATGGTCTTCCATAAAGACGAGACGCACAGCCTTTATATGGCCGTCAGTGACGACGGATATACATTTACTGCCTTGAACGACGGCAAACCGGTGATCGCCGGAGATACCATCGCCCTGCAAAAAGGTATCCGTGACCCGCACATCTTCCGTGGACCGGACGGAGCTTTCTACCTTTCCATGACCGACCTGCACATCTATGCGCAGAAAGACGGCTTCCGTGATACCGAATGGGAACGTGACGGAAAAGAATACGGCTGGGGAAACAACCGCGGACTCGTACTGATGAAATCGTGGGACCTGATCAACTGGAAACGTACCAATGCCCGTTTCGACCTGTTATCGGCAGGCTTGGGTGAAATCGGCTGCGTATGGGCGCCCGAAGTGACTTACGATGACAAGAAAGGTAAACTGATGATTTACTTCACCATGCGTTTCAAGAACGAGGCGAACAAACTGTACTATGTCTATGTCAATGATGACTTCGACCGGATAGAGACACTCCCGCAAATCCTCTTCGAGTATCCCAACGAGAAAATATCGGCTATCGACGGTGACATCACCAAGGTAGGCGACCGGTATCGCATGTTCTACGTTTCGCACGACGGAGGCGCCGGAATCAAACAGGCCGTGTCAGACCGAATCAACGGTGATTACGAATATGACCCTCGCTGGTACGACTTCGAACCCAGGGCCTGCGAAGCTCCCAACCTCTGGAAGCGTATCGGAGAAGACAAATGGGTATTGATGTACGACGTCTACGGCATCAACCCCCATAACTTCGCTTTCATCGAGACTTCCGACTTCGTGAATTTCAAGAACCTGGGACGTTTCAACGAAGGAGTGATGAAGACGACTAATTTCTCGTCGCCCAAACACGGCGCGGTGATCCATTTGACAAAAGAAGAAGCCGCCAAACTGAGAAGTCATTGGGAAAACAGGAAATAACAGAGTATCAGATCTTTTTTAGTGAATACATACTCTTTTTTTGCAGAGATCTTATATTATAATTTATACCATGAAACATTTACTTCTACTATTTAGTGTATTATTATTATCATTGCAGCCGGCCGCATTTGCCGCAACGCATGAAACGACTGCTACTCCCGATTCAGTATCCCTTTTTGCCTACGCCACCCGAGGTGACGACGGCCGTAGCGGACTCCGCTTTGCATGGAGCATGGACGGAAAACATTGGTTTGAAATAGGACGAAACTACGGCTATCTTCGTTGCGATTACAGCCGTTGGGGATCGCAGAAGAAGATGCTCGACCCGAATCTGAAACAACTCCCCGGCGGGGAATGGCTCTGTGTCTGGAAGTTGAACGACCACGATGGATACGGTCAGGCCAGATCAAAAGACCTGATCTACTGGGAAGCTCAGCAATATCCCCGTACGACTTCCGATTTTGAAGGAACAAGAGTCAAAGCAAAGATTGCCGGACACGAAGAAACGGGAACTGTCAGCCAAGTGCCCTGGTCGGTAGTGGACGGACTGACCCAAACCTACGAACGGAACCAATACCGTAACTCCCTGTATGGCGAACGCCCTGTACAGGATAAAGAACGCTTTGCCGGACTGAAATCGGTCAAAGCCACCGTCACAGCACAACCGGAAGAAACAAAAGAAATCAGCGACTTATTGATGGGTATCTTCTTCGAAGACATCAACTACTCCGCCGACGGCGGCCTGTATGCCGAACTGATCCAGAACCGGGACTTCGAATACGAGCCGTCCGACCGTGAAGGGGACAAGAACTGGAACAGCACCCATTCATGGAAGCTGGAAGGAGAAAACGCCACCTTTACCATATCGACTTCGGACCCTATCCATCCGAACAATCCGCATTATGCCGTCTTGAAGACGAACCAGCCGGGAGCCGCCCTGACCAACACCGGTTTTGACGGAATCGCCCTTAAAGCAGGCGAGAAATATGATTTCTCCCTGTTTGCCCGTATCCCGGAAGGTAGCAAGTCCGGAAAACTACTGGTACGCCTCGTAGATGCCGACGGCACCGTACAGGGTGAAACGACAGTTACCGTCTCTTCCCGTTCGTGGAAAACGTATAAAGCAGTGCTGACAGCGAAAGCGTCCGCCGATACCCATCTGGAACTTCACCCGCAATCGGCAGGTGAAATCGAACTGGATATGATTTCTCTCTTCCCGCAGAATACATTCAAAGGCAGAAAGAACGGTTTGCGTCCCGACCTTGCACAGACACTTGCCGATATGCACCCGCGCTTTGTCCGTTTCCCCGGAGGCTGCGTGGCTCATGGAGACGGTTTGAAGAACATCTATCAATGGAAAAACACCATCGGACCGCTGGAAGCCCGTAAACCTGCCCGTAACCTTTGGGGATATCATCAGAGCATGGGACTGGGTTATTATGAATACTTCCAGTTCTGCGAAGATATAGGTGCGGAACCGCTTCCGGTGCTGGCGGCAGGTGTACCTTGTCAGAATTCCGCTTGTCATGGCGATTTGAGAGGCGGTCAGCAAGGCGGTATCCCGATGAGCGAGATGGGTGCTTACATTCAGGATATCCTCGACCTGATAGAATGGGCGAACGGTGATGCAAAGAAAACCAAATGGGGCAAGATACGTGCCGAATCCGGTCATCCGAAGCCTTTCAATCTGAAATATATCGGCATCGGCAATGAAGACTTGATCACCGATGTCTTCGAAGAACGCTTCACGATGATATACCTTGCTATCAAAGAGAAATATCCGGAGATAATCGTTGTCGGCACAGTAGGTCCTTTCAATGAGGGAACAGACTATGTGGAAGGCTGGAAACTGGCGGACAAACTCGGTGTTCCGATGGTAGACGAACATTATTATCAGTCTCCGGGATGGTTCCTGCACAATCAGGACTTCTATGACAAGTACGACCGCTCTAAAAAGACGAAAGTATATCTGGGCGAATATGCCACTCACATCCCCGGACGCAGAGCGAATATGGAAACAGCTTTGACCGAAGCACTTTATCTGGCTGCTTTGGAACGGAATGGAGATGTAGTGCACATGAGTTCTTATGCTCCTCTGCTGGCAAAAGACGGGCGGACGCAGTGGAATCCGGACCTGATCTACTTCAACAATCGGGAAGTAAGACCGACAACGGGATACTATGTGCAGAAACTGTACGGTCAGAACGCAGGCGACCATTACATCCCTTCACAGATAAACCTTGATAATCAGGACGGTCGCGTAAAACTCCGTGTTGGTTCTTCCATCGTTCGTGATAGTAAGACGGGGGATGTGATTGTGAAACTGGTGAATCTGTTGCCCGTCAGCATAGAGACGGATGTCCGGTTGCCGGGAATGGATGGTATCCAGTCTTCCGCTACGCGGACTGTACTGGCAGGTGCACCCGAGACGACTCCGCTTCCGGTGACGGATACGATAGAGGCAGGAACCAGCTTCAAGCAGGAATTGCCTGCTTATTCGTTCACGGTCATCCGCTTGAAGACACAAAAGGGAAAAAATAAGCAATAAACTGGTTTTCAATAGGGGTTAGTTTATTTTGGGGGAGGGGTGCTCACCTATCATCTCCCCCTGTGGGTAGGGGCTGACTAAAAAGTCAATAGTATCCTAAATCTCCTCCTTCGGGAAGGAAGAGTACCCGTAGGGGGAGGTGGTAGGTGAATACATAATCCTGTCATTTACAAAGAAATAGGAACAAACATTATTTTTCCTACCACCTCGGTCTTCGACCACTCCTCCTTCCCGAAGGAGGAGATTCGAGATAGAATCGACTTTTTAGTCAGTCCAGGTTTAGGTATTATTGACTTTTGTACCTTCTCTTTTCTTCTTCATAATAGAAAAGATGGTTTTCATCTTTCACCGAATGGGTAGTTCGTTTGCTGTCTATAGTGTAATCAGCCGTAAGATAGTACTAAAGTTCTCTTTAACCTCTTGCATCTTTGCTTTTTCCTATAGGGAAAGTAGGAATAAGACACCGATATCTTTAGTTGTTCACGGCCGTGAACAGGTCTGATCACATCCGTGAAGAGCATTGCTCACGGTCGTGATCAACTCTTGCCACGGCCGTGAACAACTAACAATATCAGTGTCTTAATGGAAGAATAAAGGCACTATAAGTGAAAGATACCGGTAGTATATGGTATTTGTTGTATAAGGTTAGGGGCTGGATATAGGGGAACGTAATAAGTAACAAGTAATAGGATGGGGAAAGGTGACAATAAAATGTGTGATGTATGGCTATTGTCACCCTATTATCACCACTTATTATCACCCAATGATGGCTAATAATCAGTAGGTTATCCTCAAAAGGTGATAAGTGACAATAAGAAGTATGTTTTTTACTAAGGAACACGAGTTCGATATAATCCAACAAGATGGACCATATCGAACTCGTGTTAGTTATCTGATTATCGTCAGTTTATAGCTTGGCAATCACTTTCTTACCTCTATAGGAGATGGATTTGTCAAAGGTGGTTGAATCTCCGTCGCCACAGCCTTTTCCCGGTTCTACAACTATGAGGTTGAATTTGCGGCTTTTCAGCATTCCTTTATAGCTGCCTTTCCGGTCGTCGATGGTCAGTGTACGGTCTTGGTCGTTCCATTTCAAGGTGATGGTGGAGTAAGCTCCCTTTTCGTAGTTATAATTGTCGAACTCATCTTCGTAAAGGGTAAATTCCGCGTTCGCTCCCGGATAGATACGGATGGTCAGATTGTCCCATTTCTTTTCCGTAGAGTATTGCACGGCGGTCCCCCAGGGGAGAATAGAGCCGGCACGGACGTAGATCGGCATAATGTCAATCGGGACTTCACGTTGCAGGGTCTGTCCGCCTTCCAGTGTTTGCCCGGTCCAGAAGTCGATCCAGCGGGCACCTTGGGGAAGGTAAACATCGGTCTTTCCGATTTTGCTCATGTCTTTCTGATGACCGTTTTGCTTCTTGTCTTGCCATGTATACAATGAATCCGTCACCGGGCGAACCAGGAAGTTGCGTCCGAACATATATTCGGTGTCCATATCGAGCACTTTCTTGTCTTTCGGGAAGTCCATCATGAGAGGGCGCATGATGCTGCCTGCTTTGCTGGTCACTTCCCAGGAAGTGCTGTAGATGTATGGTAACAGGCGGTAACGTAAGTGAGTGTATTTTTCCAGTGCATCGTATGACCAGTCGCCTTTCTTGCCGAACTGGTAGATTTCTACGGCTACCGGACTGGAATTGTGTGAACGCATGATCGGCTGGAATACTCCCCACTGATACCAGCGGACGTGCAGTTCATGATAGGCGATGTTGTTTACGTTATTGTTATATCTCCATGCGAAGAAGCCACCTAGGTCTGTGTTCCAGTACGGGATGCCGCATAACGCATAGTTCAGTCCTGCCGCTAGTTGCTTGCGCATGACGGACCATTCGGAAGTTACGTCTCCGCTCCATGAATGGGAAGCATACCGTTGCTGTCCGAGGAAGGAGGAACGGGTAAGCAGGAATACGCGTTTGTCGGAAGTAGTGGCGCGTTGGTGTTCGTATACGCCTTTGTTGGACATTAAGGGGAAGGCGTTGTGTACCCTGCGGAAAGAACCCAGATAAGTCTGCGTGTTGAAGTCCTGGTCTTTGATATCCATATGGTCCGGTTCGGTGGAGTCGAGCCACCAGGCGTCCATGCCGAGGTCGAAGATGTTCTTTTTCATTGCTTCCCAGTAGATGTCCCGTGCTACCGGATTATACGGGTCATAAGGTTTTACTCCGGCTTTGGGCGGCCACGTTTCGAAGTGGAGCAGTGCTTTCAGACTGTCCATCTTCTGATACATTTCTGTCCACGGGCCGAAGGAGGCCCATACGGAGATCATGATGTGGGCGTTCTGCTTGTGCACGTAGTCGATCATTTCTTTGGGGCTTTTGATGCGGGGAGTGCCGTAGTCGGCGTTTTTGTCTTCTCCGTTCGGGAGGAATTTCATGTATTCCGGGTCACCCATCTTATTGATGTAGCGGGGATTCTGGAATTTCATGGAGTTCCAGTTCTCGTTGCAGCCCCAGTATTGCCAGTCTTGGATGATTCCATCCAGAGGAACTTTCAGCTCCCGGTATTTGTCTACGACTTCGCACAGTTCGTCCGGACTTTTGTAGCGTTCGCGGCATTGCCAGAAGCCCAGTGTCCAGAGAGGATACAACGGGGCTTGTCCGGTCAGGTCGCGTACTCCGGCTATGACTCCGTCGGCGTTGCCGCCGTAGATGAAGTAGTAGTCGGCACAGTCGCCTACTTCCGAGTCGAAGGAGGTTTCTTGCGGATTGTCGAGGAAGGTGGTAGGAGAGTAATTGTCCCAGTAGAGGGCATAGCCTTTGATGGAGTGGATGAAGGGGATACAGATACTCATGTTCTGGTTGCGGAGAAAGAGTTTCTGATTGCGTTGGTTCACTTTGCCGGTCTGCTGTTGCCCCAGACCGTAGATCACTTCGTCCTTATCCAGCAGGAAAGCCTGACGGACATTGTAGGAGGGGACGCCTGCGTCATTGAAAGGGGTAAACTGTGTACCGTAGTCTTTGTCGGTCAGCAGCCGTTGCCCTAGTTTGTCAAAGAAGTGGATGCCGCCTGTTTCGGGGTTCACTTCCACTTGTATCATCTGACTGCTCAATGTTACATTTTTCCCGTTTTCACCGAAGGAAACCGGGGTTTGTTCCGGTGCTTTGATGACAACGAGGCTTTCTTTGTCGGAAGCTGTCTCGCCGGGCGTTTTATATACCCGGATGATGGAAGGCGAATAAAATTCTACACTGACGTTCATCCCTTGTGCTGCATACTTGATGCCTTGGGAAGTGCGTTGTACGTTTTGTGCCGTACCGTTTGCGGCAATGATCATGGCCCATGCCAACAGGATGCCTGTTTTTCTTAGATTCATTTTCATGGTTTCTTTAAGTGCTTTATGATACGGCAAAGGTAGGATGGAAGGACGTTTTGCGGACAATAGCTATGTTGAAACAAACAACAATCAGGTTGATTTCTTCGCTTTCTCCGTATATTCCGAGGGACGGCATCCATACATTTCTTGAAAACATTTGCTTAGGTAGCTGGAACTGCTGAAGCCGGTACGCTCCGCTATTTCGGTTACGCTCAGTTTGCCTTCGGCAAGTAGTTGCGCTGCTCGTTGGAGGCGGATGTTGCGGATAAAGAGGCTGGGGGACTGGTCGAGCAAAGTCACCAGTTTGCGGTAGAGTCCGGTGCGTTCCATGCAGAGGTCACGGCTTAGTTGCTCTACGGAGTAGCCGTTGACGTCAAGGTTCTTTTCTACCAGTTCTATCGCTTGCACTAAAAAGGCGGATTCTGCACTGTCCGGTTCTATGCCGTTTGGCTTTTCATTATCATCTGCCGTTTCGTTCCTGTCGCAGACGGAAGGGTGGCTTTTCTTCTCCGAACGGGCTTTCTGTTCGGCTTCATAGCTGTTGCATTGCTCTATCAGGTTGCGGATGCGGAGCAGCAGGATTTCTTCTTTATGTTGCTGTTTCATCTTTTTCTTGGTCTGATAGATATAGAGGCGGATGCTTGCTAAGACAATCAGTAACACGAAGGCCGTATACAGAACGTAGGCGGTAGTCGTTTTCCACCAGGGAGCGTGGATAGTGACGTGTATCTTTGTGATGTTATCGTTCCATTGTAACAGGTTGTCGGATGCAGCGACTTTGAATGTATAATCTCCCGGCGGTAGATTGGTATAGGATGCCTGCAGGATGCCGTTGCCGACTGTTGCATTCCCTTGTCCGCTGGCGAAAGCGTTCATCCATTGTTTGTCGATGCCTTCCAGTTGGTAGCGGTAGTAGGTGCGTTCGCTGTTCACGTAGTTCAGTGCCGAACATTCGAAGGTCAGAAAGTTCTGGTTGTAGTCCAGTTCTAGGTCCTTTGTGTAAGGGGCGGCTTGTGGCAGGATGATGCGGTTTCCGTACTTTTCTCCCGTGTTTACTTTTTCACCGTAGAGATGTAAGTTGGTGAAAACCGGTTTGTAAGGCAGGCCCGGAGTGGCGGATTTATGGTCGGGACGGAAAATGGTAAAGCCGTCGATGCCTCCGAAATAGAGTGTACCGTCCGAAGACTCAAAGATAGCTCCCTGTATATATTCCTCTTCTAAAGCCCCGTCCAGTTGATTGAAGTTGGTAAAGCCGATTTCCTGATTCTCCGGATTGATATGGATGCGTGAAATGCCATTGCTGGTAGTTACCCAGATATAGTTGTTTCTGTCTTCGATGATTGATTGTACGAAGTTATTGCTCAGTCCGTTTTCACGATAGAAAATGCGGTGGGCTTGTTTATTAGGTGAGGCGGATTGATTATCTGCTGTTTGTGTGGTCGGTTTGCTGTCCGGTGTTTGCTCTTGATCGGTGAAGAGTTCCAGTCCATCGGCTGTCCCTGCCCATGTCCAGCCCCGTGTGTCGGTGCATAGAGCGGTGTATGATTGGCCTCTGTAATATTTGTTTCCCCCCCTTTGATCTAATTCCTTTGCCAATTCTGCAGAGACCGATGAGGCTGGTACAGGTAGCAGAGTCCGTGAACCGTCCTGATCGACAGCTAACTGATAGATTGTGGAATGGCTTTTCAGATAGATATTGCCGTTATCATCTTCTGCAAAAGCTTTGACAGCGACATCCTCTTCCGGTGATGCGGGGAAAGCAGTGCGGCTGACGTGAATCAGTTTGTGTGTGGCAGGATGATGATAGAGTAATCCCCGATTGAGTGTGCCGACCCATAACCCGCCTTGGGCATCCTGAAAGATGGTGCTGACTTCGGTCGAAACGAGCTTTCCCTTCTTTGTTTCCAGTACGGGGATGTATTGCTGTTCCCTGCTTTCGAGGTCGATGATCCAGAAACCGTGGACACAACTGATATATGCTTTATCGCCCTGTGGAGTGATGATCAGGGTGTTGAGCGTGTAGTTCTGTTCGAACAGCTTTTCCCATGTCCGGTTTTGGGGATTAAAGTAGAAGAATCCTCCTTTGCGGCCGTTGCGTAACTGGTAGAATCCTTTTTTGCTTTTGACAACGAGAGAAGTACGGTTGAAGTTCTCCTGTTCGGAGGCGGGATAAGCAGCTCTGTCATACAACTGTTTCCCGGTTTTCGGGTCGTAGCAAACGACTTCACCGGTATGATAGAATAGGTAAACCGCAAGTTCATCCGAATGTATGTCCTGTAGCTTTCGATGTTCATTCTCCGGCAGGGTGAGACGGATGCCTGTTTCCAGTTCCCGCAACTCTTGGGAAGTAAGTAGCCAGATACGTCCCGAATTGTCGACGAAAAGGTCTTCTACCGGTTCGTGTATCTCTTTTCTGCGGAAATAGGAGTCAAGGTGAGGTATGTATTTTTCTTGATGGAGATCGATGCACATCAGTTTATGATAATCTTTAATCCATAGGAGTGAATCTCCGCATTGATAGATGCGGTAACATCCTTCATACTGTTTCAGCGGGGAAACGTCTTCTGCCGTGCGGTGAAGGTAGCTGAAATGTAAGCCGTCATACAGATTGACATTCCCGTTGGTGGTGAATACCATTCTTCCGTCGGGGAGTTGGAGTATGTAGCGTATTTGGTTGTCGCTCAATCCTTGTGCCGTGTTGATCGATGTAAACAGGAAGTCGTTGGCGTCCACCGTCAGTGTCATCCTGATACACAGGAGGAGGAATAGTAGTATTCGGGTGTTTTTCTGGTTATTTGCCGCCATTGGGATAAGGATTATGATGTTCGATGATGCAAAGATAAAAAAAGTCGGGGTTATACTTGGATAAACTGTTCTTTTTGTAAAGGGTTTCGGGAGGGAATGTCTGCATATCAATCAAAAAAGGGGGGAAATCATGCAAACGATGAAAGTTTGTATGCGAATATAATTATATTCTCTATTTTTGCTTTTGTTACAATGAGGACATTTAATCATAAAAGAAAAATAATATTATGAAGAAACTTGTAAGCACTTTGACAGCGATTCTTGGTATAAGCACTCTTGCAGCACAGGATGTGGTTGTAAAAGGACCGGACGAAAAGTTGCAGTTGGCGGTATTTGTGCAAAACGAGACGAAGCCTTGTTATTCTGTGAGTTACAACGGAAAGACGATGTTGGAAAAGTCTCCTTTAGGCATGAATACCAATATCGGTGATTTTACGAAGAATCTTAAACTGACCGGACATTCCGTCGACAAGATCGATACTGTTTATCAACAGACACGTATCAAAGTTTCCAACGTACATTACCGTGCCAATGAACTGACTTGTCATTTAGAGAATGAGCAGGGACAAAAGCTGGGAGTTATTTTTCGGGTGAGTGATAATGATGTGGCTTTCCGCTATACTTTGCCGCATCAGGGAGGAAAAGCGAGTGTGACGGTGAAGGAAGAACAAACAGGTTTCCGCTTTCCGGAGCAGACTACTACTTTCTTGTGTCCGCAGAGCGATGCGATGATTGGCTGGAAACGTACGAAACCCAGTTATGAAGAAGAATATAAAGCGGATGCGCCGATGAGCGACCGTTCGCAGTACGGACATGGGTATACGTTCCCTTGTTTGTTTCGTATAGGAAATGACGGTTGGGTGCTGGTCAGCGAGACGGGTGTGGACAGTCGTTATTGCGGTTCACGTTTGAGTGATGTGAGTGAAGGGAATTTATATACGGTCGCCTTTCCGATGGCGGAAGAAAATAATGGAAACGGAACGGTCGCTCCTGCTTTTGCACTGCCCGGCGCTACTCCGTGGCGTACCATCACAGTGGGAGATCATCTGAAGCCGATTGTAGAAACAACCGTTCCGTGGGATGTGGTAAGCCCGCTTTATGAAACAAAACATGATTATCGTTTCGGGCGTGGCACGTGGAGCTGGATTCTTTGGCAGGACGGCAGTATCAACTATGATGATCAGGTACGTTACATTGATTTTGCTTCGGCTATGGGATATGAGTATGCGTTGATCGATAACTGGTGGGATACTAGAATCGGGCATCAGCGTATGAAGTCGCTGGTTGAGTATGCACGCGATAAAGGTGTCGAGTTGTTCTTGTGGTATAGTTCTTCCGGCTATTGGAATGACATTGAACAGGGACCGGTGAACCGAATGGATAATGCAATCATTCGTAAACGTGAAATGAAATGGCTGCAAAGTCTCGGTGTGAAGGGAATCAAGGTTGATTTCTTCGGCGGTGACAAGCAGGAGACAATGCGGCTGTATGAAGATATTCTGAGTGATGCGGACGATCACGGATTGATGGTGATTTTCCACGGTTGCACATTACCTCGCGGATGGGAGCGTATGTATCCGAATTATGTGGGCAGTGAAGCAGTGCTGGCTTCGGAAAATATGGTGTTCAATCAGCATTTCTGTGATGAGGAAGCGTTCAATACTTGCCTGCATCCGTTTATCCGCAATACGGTGGGATCGATGGAGTTTGGCGGCTGCTTTCTGAATAAGCGCCTGAACCGTAATAACGACGGCGGTACAACACGCCGGACTACGGACGTGTTCCAGTTGGCGACTACCGTTCTGTTGCAGAATCCGGTTCAAAACTTTGCACTGGCTCCTAACAATCTGAAAGATGTTCCGGCTGTTTGCATGGACTTTATGAAGCGGGTGCCCACAACGTGGGATGAGACACGGTTTGTCGATGGCTATCCGGGGAAGTATGTGGTGTTGGCCCGTCGTCAGGGAGATACCTGGTATCTGGCAGCTGTAAATGCCGGCAAAGAACCGCTGAAACTAAAACTGGATTTGGAAATGTTTGCCGGAAAGACGGTGGCTCTTTATAAGGATGATAAAAAGGGAGAACCGGAGTTAACGTCACTGAAAGTGAAGGAAAACGGTAAGGTGCAGTTGGAAATCCGCCCTCAAGGAGGTATTCTTTGTATAAAGTAGCCTGTCAATATGGTTTATTTGTAAATGCTGTTACTTTAAATATCGGTATTGTCTTATCGTAAATCGTATTTATCCTATTAAACTTACCAGAAAAAAAGTACGTTTGCATTGTCTTATTCAACTGTAATTTTTGTATGAATCAGGCATTAACTTTGGATAATAGATAATAGTATGCAAAAACAGATCTTTTTTAGTTTTGTGCTGGTAATGATGTTGGTAGGGAAAGTGAAAGCTCAGCACAATAATCCTTTTGGCAATGCATTGATTCCGGATATGATTGCCGATGCGAGTATTCAGGAAATTAATGGTGTCTTTTATTGCTATG
This sequence is a window from Bacteroides thetaiotaomicron VPI-5482. Protein-coding genes within it:
- a CDS encoding two-component regulator propeller domain-containing protein, with the protein product MAANNQKNTRILLFLLLCIRMTLTVDANDFLFTSINTAQGLSDNQIRYILQLPDGRMVFTTNGNVNLYDGLHFSYLHRTAEDVSPLKQYEGCYRIYQCGDSLLWIKDYHKLMCIDLHQEKYIPHLDSYFRRKEIHEPVEDLFVDNSGRIWLLTSQELRELETGIRLTLPENEHRKLQDIHSDELAVYLFYHTGEVVCYDPKTGKQLYDRAAYPASEQENFNRTSLVVKSKKGFYQLRNGRKGGFFYFNPQNRTWEKLFEQNYTLNTLIITPQGDKAYISCVHGFWIIDLESREQQYIPVLETKKGKLVSTEVSTIFQDAQGGLWVGTLNRGLLYHHPATHKLIHVSRTAFPASPEEDVAVKAFAEDDNGNIYLKSHSTIYQLAVDQDGSRTLLPVPASSVSAELAKELDQRGGNKYYRGQSYTALCTDTRGWTWAGTADGLELFTDQEQTPDSKPTTQTADNQSASPNKQAHRIFYRENGLSNNFVQSIIEDRNNYIWVTTSNGISRIHINPENQEIGFTNFNQLDGALEEEYIQGAIFESSDGTLYFGGIDGFTIFRPDHKSATPGLPYKPVFTNLHLYGEKVNTGEKYGNRIILPQAAPYTKDLELDYNQNFLTFECSALNYVNSERTYYRYQLEGIDKQWMNAFASGQGNATVGNGILQASYTNLPPGDYTFKVAASDNLLQWNDNITKIHVTIHAPWWKTTTAYVLYTAFVLLIVLASIRLYIYQTKKKMKQQHKEEILLLRIRNLIEQCNSYEAEQKARSEKKSHPSVCDRNETADDNEKPNGIEPDSAESAFLVQAIELVEKNLDVNGYSVEQLSRDLCMERTGLYRKLVTLLDQSPSLFIRNIRLQRAAQLLAEGKLSVTEIAERTGFSSSSYLSKCFQEMYGCRPSEYTEKAKKST
- a CDS encoding glycoside hydrolase family 97 protein, translating into MKKLVSTLTAILGISTLAAQDVVVKGPDEKLQLAVFVQNETKPCYSVSYNGKTMLEKSPLGMNTNIGDFTKNLKLTGHSVDKIDTVYQQTRIKVSNVHYRANELTCHLENEQGQKLGVIFRVSDNDVAFRYTLPHQGGKASVTVKEEQTGFRFPEQTTTFLCPQSDAMIGWKRTKPSYEEEYKADAPMSDRSQYGHGYTFPCLFRIGNDGWVLVSETGVDSRYCGSRLSDVSEGNLYTVAFPMAEENNGNGTVAPAFALPGATPWRTITVGDHLKPIVETTVPWDVVSPLYETKHDYRFGRGTWSWILWQDGSINYDDQVRYIDFASAMGYEYALIDNWWDTRIGHQRMKSLVEYARDKGVELFLWYSSSGYWNDIEQGPVNRMDNAIIRKREMKWLQSLGVKGIKVDFFGGDKQETMRLYEDILSDADDHGLMVIFHGCTLPRGWERMYPNYVGSEAVLASENMVFNQHFCDEEAFNTCLHPFIRNTVGSMEFGGCFLNKRLNRNNDGGTTRRTTDVFQLATTVLLQNPVQNFALAPNNLKDVPAVCMDFMKRVPTTWDETRFVDGYPGKYVVLARRQGDTWYLAAVNAGKEPLKLKLDLEMFAGKTVALYKDDKKGEPELTSLKVKENGKVQLEIRPQGGILCIK